TAAAATATCACACTCTCAAACGCATTCTTTGCATGCATCTTATGCCGTGTCGCTTGAGCTAGCAAAGGCAAAAAAACCTTTTACTGATggcaatttaattaaaaagtgtGCCGTTGAAATGGCCAAAGGTTTTGAAGATTCTAAAATGGCGGAGAAATTTCAATCAGTGCCACTTTCACATCAAACCATACAAAGAAGGAAGATGAGTGAgtaagtagaaaaatatatgCTTAGCCTAGTTAAAAAGTTCATATTTCTCACTTTATCTGGATGAAAGCACTGATCAATCAGATGTCAACTCCTAATATTTGTGCGTACTACTTTTGACGATTTTACCAGTAAAGAGGAGTTATTTGATATCTGCCCTCTTTATAAAACAACTAAAGGAAAAGACATCTATGAGGCTGTGAAGAAAGCGGTTGATAGAATTGGAGGTTCTTTCCATACTCCTTCCAAAGATCTTTCTGTTAGCCCATTCTAAAAAAGGCCTATGTTTTCTACAGCATCCACGATGttgtagtttttccaaaattctctTATGGACTGGTTCTCTTCTCCGTCTGTTTTTTCGAACATTTGCTTAAAGGTTCGCCGCAAGTAATAAGccttaaaatttgatataacgCCTTGATCCATTGGTTGAATTGAGGCAGTTGTTTTAGGCGGCAAGAAAACCACTTCGACTGGAATGCATGTTGTTAAGTCTGATAGTAAATTTGTTGGGTGGCTTGGAGCATTATCAATTAACAGAAGTGCtttttgttcaagttttttaatttcGCAATAACGTTTAACAGACGGGCAGAAATGTTCAGTGAACCAATCCTGGAAAATTTTCGCagttttccatgattttttattaGACTCCAAAATTACAGGTAAAGTTGATTTAGATATGTCTTTCATCGCTCTTGGGTTTTTGGAATGGTAAATTAGTAatggttttaatttaaaatctcCGCTTACGTTACCACCTAGTAGAAGGGTTAAGCGATCTTTTGCAGCTTTAAATCCTGCTGCCCGTTTCTCTTCAAGGGATAGAAATGTTCGTTTCGGCATTCTTTTCCAAAACAAGCCTGTTTCATCAACATTGAAAACCAATTCTGGAGGATAGTTTcattgttcaattattttttttaatatcgcTGGAAATTCAGCCGCCGCTTTTGTATCACCACTTGTTGCTTCTCCTGTAATCTTTATGTTGTGAAggttatttcgatgtttaaatCTATTAAACCATCCTCGACTACCAACGAGAAATTCACTTTTGTCAATTGTCTCAGCctgaatgtaattaaaaattcttctagCTTTTTCCATTATGATAGATTGGCTTATTGCTGTCAATTTCGTCATCAATCCATATAGACAGTCGTTTTTCCATTTCCTCTATGATATTATTTCTAGAACGGGTAATTCTAGTTGCAGAGCTTGACGTAGTTGCAGTTGCCGAtgacagtattttttatttattcttcatGATGGTCCTTATTGTTGAAGTTGGCAAATTCAATGAAGCACTAATTAGAGTTTGACGTTCACCAGAATCTAATCTTCTAATCACTTCCATTTTAGTTTTGAGTGAAATGCTTTTTCTGGttgctttcttttctttttcattatcacCCTTAGTAAAGAACTaaagatcaaaatatttgacactGCAATATAATATGTGTCTAATATATAATGtattaaatatgtaaattaataCCTACTTacaataatgtcaaaaaatgtttccaataataaaaatatgtatgtacAAAACGGCACCAAACAAGAAATACAAATACACTCTTTCGGATATGTAGTTGAAACCTATCGCTGCATAATATTTCGGGGAATCCCCGTATGCTGCGAGCGATTCCAGGGAATCTCCGGGTTGAAATAAAAGAGCGCTAAACCGAAACAGCGTTAAGCAGGGTCTTACTGTATTATACATCAGGGAGCTTTATGTGGAAAATCAGTGAAGcaaaatcaagtttttcaaaCCGTGAGTGAGATTATAAATATTAGAGGTGGAAGTCGATCTCTTCTACACAGGCAACTTAGGCAGTTTTAGTGGAAACAGAGGCTGAGTATGGAGACTTGCTAATGTATAACCATGTAAGGTGGCTGAGTGCAGGAAAGTGCATGGAACGGTTTTTTGCCATAAGGAAGGAAATCCCTGCATTCCTCAATGAATACGTTTCATCGGACACAACTGAACTGGAAAGAAAGCTTAAGGATCCAGAATTCTTAAGACAGTTAGCTTTTTTAACAGATCTGAATAATCATCTTAACAGTTTAATCTTGAGTCGTCAAGGAAGAAACCAGACGTTTCAGATTTAATCGGAGAAATAAACGGATTTCGGAATAAGCTGAGCGTGTTTAAACATGCTTTGGAAAAGAACAACCTGACATAGTTCCCTAGCTGTCTGCTACCAGCAGAGGAATTCAATAGTGaggaaaatattgagttttcatGCTGCAATTCAGAAATTCAACAAGTTATTGATGAATTCAatacaagatttgaagaaatcGAAAGTCTCAAAAGCAGTTTACTGCTTTATAATAATCCTCTTGGAGCAATCATTGACGATCAACCACCCGACTTACAAATTGAGTTATGTGACCTTCAAGCTGACATGTTCCTAATCACCAGACAAGAAAGGGGacctgaatttttcaaattactgtcTAAAGAGAAATTTCCAAATCTGCGAGATTTTGGACTGAAGATTACTTCAATGTTCGGAAGCACATACACATGTGAAAGTGCCTTTTCCTCCATGAAGTACATTAAAAATCACAACAGAAGCAACATCACCGATTCTTCCTTACGTCATATAGGAAGGTTATGTCGAGGTTGACGGCGTGTTTGATTCATAAcagaaaaatactgaaaaaaaagtggaaaaatataTGCTAAAGAATAGGAATTCTATAAGTGAAGTTGTGTCTTTCTATAATAATTGAAAGCACTGTGGAAATCTGCATATTTGGTGGTAACTTTTAATTTTCATGAAAGATAACCTCAAAAATGAAATGCGAGATTTGTAAACAAATCAAAGTTAAAAATAAGGACCTTTTTGATTGTGATGGATGTAGAGATGCAATATGCAAAGATTGTGGAGGGCTCACAGCATCAGAAGTAAAAGTTTTACAGCTTTCTTCCCGAGTAATGAAATTATACTGTCAAAAatgtaataatggaaaatccTTGGAGTTATTCAATAAGTTATTATTGAGTAAGGAAACAATAATAGATGataaaacaacaataattaaCCTTCTAcaagaagaaattgatgaattaaaaaagaagttAGCTAATGGACAAGTTGATTACAGTCTGGCAGTGAAAAAACAGAAGGAAGAAGTCATAATAGTAAAACCAAAGGATAGTGCCCAAACAAGTGAATCTACAAAAAAgacaatagaagaaaaaattaatcccATTGGACTTGGAATTGGTGTATCAAAAATTAAGTACATACGAGATGGAGGAGTGGCAATAAAGTGCAATGAGAATGGAAAAGAAAAGGTACAGAATGTGTGCGAAAGCATTAAAACTTCTTTGGGTCATtcatataaagtaaatataCCCGAAAAGAAAAATCCTAGGATAATAGTATTTAATGTAGATCCAAAAGAGTTAGAAGATGAGGACAGTCTCATAGAGAAAATTATCTTACAGAATTTGATAAATACTGAGCTAGAGGAGAGAGAATTAAAGATAgtgcataaaattaaaacatacaGAGGAAACATGAATGTCATTCTGCAAATGGATGTACATACATACGAATGCATTGAGAATAGGAAAAAACTACATATAGGAtggaaaagttgttttttcaatGACAGTCTAAATGTAAAGCAGTGCTATAACTGCTGGAAGTTTGGACATCTCGCGAAAGAATGCAAAAAGGAAACACCTACATGTCAAATATGTGCAGGAGAACATAAAGCAACTGAGTGTAACTCAAGAGATATATGTTGCGCAAATTGTAAATATGCagcagaaatattaaaaataccacACATTGATAGTAAACATAAGGCATATGAAAAAACCTGCGAAGCGTATAAAAGAGTAGTAGAACagttacaagaaaaaataaaatatcctGAAGTACATAGAAGAAACAACGTAATATAGCAACCAGGACCAAGTatcttatatttaaatatacaggGATTAAGTACACACAAAACAGAGCTAACGTGGATTGcaaatcaaaataaaccaaatattatATGTCTCTCAGAAACTCACGTTACTCAAGATTTTACCTCAAATGAAATAGAGATTATAGGATATAACTCGGTAATTAGTTTTTCTACAAGTGCTCATACAGGAGGAacaataatatacataaaaaaaggATATAGGTATAAAGAAATTCTTAATATAAGTGATAATAGAAATGTATGGATAACAGGAATTGAAATTGtcttggaaaaacaaaaatattatctatATTCTTTATATCACTCACCGAGCACAAGTGATGCAGAGTTCTTAAATAAACTTGATAACTTCATGGAAAACCTGAACCAGGATGCAATTATTATACTTTTGGGTGATTTCAATATAGATCTGGCAAGTAATCACTTTTATAGTATTAAACTTAATGATCTAATCGCAAAGCATGGTATCTACCAGCTGATTGATAAGTATACTCGAGTAACAAGGATATCATCCACAAAAATTGATCTTCTTCTCACAAACCAAAAGAATATTAACTACGAAGTACTAACAACCCCTAAAATTACCGATCATTCAATTATTACAGTAGATcttaaaagtaaatatattgaaaaacgtaaagaaaaaagttatagaaacTACAAATCTATGGATGTAATGGGATTCCAACTTAAACTTATGGACATGGCATGGCCTCAGTCACAAAACACAAACAAATTAGCTGAATGTTTAATCGATAATCTACTATGTGCACTAAATCAGTTTGCTCCAGAAAGAACAGTGGTATATACGGAAAAATTTGGAGATAAGAAGTGGTGGAATGAAGAGATAAGTAATGAAATTAGACTAAGAGATCATCTATATCAAAGAGCCATAGTAACAAAAGCTGATGAGGACTGGAACAATTATAGACAACAAAGAAACAAAGTTGTATCAATGATCAGAAATACgaaaactaattatttcaatgatAAGATTGACTTGTTGAAGGATGACCCCACAGAAATGTggaaaacaataagaaaactTATAAATTCCAAAACAAATGAGGGACCTAAACccgaaataatatttgataataaacgaATCACAGGTAAAGAAATAAGTGaacaatttaacatatttttcctAGACAGTATTaaaga
This portion of the Diorhabda sublineata isolate icDioSubl1.1 chromosome X, icDioSubl1.1, whole genome shotgun sequence genome encodes:
- the LOC130451424 gene encoding uncharacterized protein LOC130451424 — translated: MENLNQDAIIILLGDFNIDLASNHFYSIKLNDLIAKHGIYQLIDKYTRVTRISSTKIDLLLTNQKNINYEVLTTPKITDHSIITVDLKSKYIEKRKEKSYRNYKSMDVMGFQLKLMDMAWPQSQNTNKLAECLIDNLLCALNQFAPERTVVYTEKFGDKKWWNEEISNEIRLRDHLYQRAIVTKADEDWNNYRQQRNKVVSMIRNTKTNYFNDKIDLLKDDPTEMWKTIRKLINSKTNEGPKPEIIFDNKRITGKEISEQFNIFFLDSIKEIVKNNNQNEIVSNIEVKCVMEKFKILEMTDLRKIVKKMKNKGSNTDGITVQILKYGFEAIGDKFLKIINSSLEKGIFPSSWKNSMVIPVEKVKDTIKCEEFRPINMVPPYEKLLKYVLMIK
- the LOC130451426 gene encoding uncharacterized protein LOC130451426, encoding MKCEICKQIKVKNKDLFDCDGCRDAICKDCGGLTASEVKVLQLSSRVMKLYCQKCNNGKSLELFNKLLLSKETIIDDKTTIINLLQEEIDELKKKLANGQVDYSLAVKKQKEEVIIVKPKDSAQTSESTKKTIEEKINPIGLGIGVSKIKYIRDGGVAIKCNENGKEKVQNVCESIKTSLGHSYKVNIPEKKNPRIIVFNVDPKELEDEDSLIEKIILQNLINTELEERELKIVHKIKTYRGNMNVILQMDVHTYECIENRKKLHIGWKSCFFNDSLNVKQCYNCWKFGHLAKECKKETPTCQICAGEHKATECNSRDICCANCKYAAEILKIPHIDSKHKAYEKTCEAYKRVVEQLQEKIKYPEVHRRNNVI